Below is a window of Janthinobacterium lividum DNA.
GCGGCGCGCGACCATTTGCGCGCGCAAGGCTACGAGCAGGTCTCGATGCGCATGTTCCGCGCGCCCCATGCGCCGGAACAAATCGGTCCCTCGTACTGCTGCCAGAACGATGGCATGGTGGGACTGGGCGCGGGCGCGCGCTCCTACACGGCCAACCTCCATTATTCGAGCGAGTACGCGGTGGCGCGCACGGACACCATCAACATCATCGAACAGTATCTGTCGCTGGACGAGGCGCGCTTCGCGCAGGCCGAACATGGCTATGTGCTTGACGATGCAGAACAGCGTCGCCGCTACGTGATCCAATCGCTGCTGACCGAACCGGGCCTGGACCGCGACGCCTACACGGCGCGCTTTGGCAGCCGCTGCGAAGAAGACTTGCCGCAGCTGGCCGAATTGCACTCCTTGGCTCTGGTGCAAGAGGATGGCCCGCTGCTGCGCCTGAATGACCGAGGCTACAGCTACGCCGACACCGTCGGTCCGTGGCTGGCATCCGATACGGTGCGCGCGCTTATGGCCGAAGGCGGCCAGGCGTGCTGACAGCGCCGCAACAAACGCTGTCCTTGCTGTACCGGGGCACGCTAGCGAGCTGCAATTACGCCTGCGGCTACTGCCCGTTTGCCAAAAAGCGCGACAGCCGCGCCGCGCTGGCCCGCGATGCACGCGAAGTGGCGCGCTTCACCAGCTGGGTAGCACGCCAAACGCGTCCCATCGGCATCCTGTTTACGCCCTGGGGCGAAGCGTTGGTACGGCGCCACTATCGCACAGCCATGCAAACCCTGGCTGCCTTGCCGCACGTGCGCCAGGTGGCGCTGCAGACGAATCTGTCCGGCCCCTTGAACTGGTTACGTGACATGCCAGGCCTGGAAAAAATCGGCCTGTGGTGCACCTACCACCCGGACCAGACGACACTGGCCCGTTTTCTCGAACGCTGCGCGCGCCTGGACGCCATGGGCGTGCGCTATTCCGTCGGCGGCGTCGCCATGACCGAGCACCTGGAGGCCATCCGCGCCCTGCGCGCGGCCCTGCCGGCGCACATCTACCTGTGGCTGAACGCCTACGACCGCCGTGGCCCTGGCTACTACAGCGTGGAAGACCTGGCCTGGCTCGACGCCGTCGACCCGTGGTTTGCGCAAAACCGCCGTCCGTCGCCCTCGCGCGGCAAGCCGTGCCTGGCGGGCGAAGCGTCGCTGTCTGTCGATGACGATGGTGAACTGACGCGCTGCCATTTCGTGCCCGAGCGGCTGGGGAATCTGTACGCGGACGAGCTGACCGACCTGCTGCAGGAACGCCCCTGCCCGCGCTTCAAGTGCGACTGCTATATCGGTTATGCGCAGCGCAAGGATTTGCCGTTTCAGAACACGTTTGAAAACGGCGTGCTGGCGCGCATCGCGCCTTTGCATCGGACGTAAAAAAGCGCGGGCCAACTGCGCCCGCGCTTTTCACCTTACAGCAACTGCTTGATTACTGTGCCGCCACCTTGGCCGGCTCCGCCACTACCGGCGTCATCTTCAGCGAACGGCTGAGGAAGCCCCAGCGATCCGCCACTTCTTCGATCTGCTTGGTCGTCGGCTTGCCGGCGCCATGGCCAGCCTTGCTGTCGATGCGGATCAGTACGGGCGCCGCGCCGCCTTGCGCTGCCTGAGCAGCGGCGGCGAACTTGAAGCTGTGGGCAGGCACGACGCGGTCATCGTGGTCGGCCGTCGTGATCATGGTGGCCGGATAGCAGCCGCCCGCCTTCAGGTTATGCAGCGGCGAGTATTTCACCAGCGCCTTGAACTGCTCGGCATCGTCCGACGAACCATAGTCAGGCACCCAGCCCCAGCCCACGGTGAACTTGTGGAAGCGCAACATGTCGAGCACGCCCACTTGCGGGATGGCCGCCGCGAACAGATCGGGACGCTGCGTCATGGCCGCGCCCACCAGCAGGCCGCCATTGCTGCCGCCGCCGATCGCCAGTTTCGATGGCGAGGTGACCTTGTTGTCCACCAGCCACTGCGCCGCGCCAATAAAATCGTCGAACACGTTTTGCTTGTTCAGTTTGGTACCAGCCTGGTGCCAGGCTTCGCCGTATTCGCCGCCGCCGCGCAGGTTGGCCATCACATAGACGCCGCCCATTTCCACCCAGGCAAGATTGGCCACGGAGAAGCTTGGCGTGAGCGAAATATTGAAGCCGCCATAGCCGTACAGGTAGGTCGGGTTCGTGCCGTCCAGCTTCATGCCTTTTTTCGAGACGATGAACATCGGCACCTTGGTGCCGTCGCGGCTGGTGAAGAATTGCTGGCGCGTTTCAAAGGCGTTCGGATCGAAATCGACCTTCGGCTGGCGATATACCGTGCTCTTGCCCGATTTCATGTCGTAGCGGTAGATGGTCGCTGGCGTCGTAAAACTGGTAAACGAGTAGAACGTTTCCGTGTCGCCACGCTTGCCCGCGAAACCACCGGCCGAACCGATGCCCGGCAAGGCCACTTCACGCACCAGTTTGCCGTTCAGGTCGACGATCTTGATTTGCGTTTGCGCATCTTTCAGGTAGTCGAGCACCAGCTGGTTGTTGATCAGGTTGACGGCGACCAGGGTTTCCGCGCTTTGCGGCACGATTTCCTTCCAGTCGGCAGGCGCAGGTTTTACGCGTGTCGATGGCGATCACGCGCGATTTTGGCGCCTGGTTGTCCGTCTTGAAGAAGAACACGGGGCCGTCATTGTCGATGAAGGAGTAGGAAGCGTCGAACGCTTCCAGCAAGCCGACGACCTTGGCGTCCTTCTGGCGCAAGTCCTTATAAAAAACGCGGTTCTTGCGTTCCGTGCCTTGCGTGGCCGTGATGATCAAATAATTGCCGTCGTCGCTGACGGTGCTGCCGCCAAACGCCCATTCTTTCTGATCGGGCCGGTCGAAGACCAGCACGTCGTCGCTTTGCGGGGTGCCGATTTTGTGGAAATACAATTTCTGGAAGTAATTGATATCGGCCAGCTTGGTTGCTTCGTTCGGCGCATCATAGCGGCTGTAGAAGAAACCAGTGTTGTCCTTGGTCCACGACGCGCCGGAGAACTTGGCCCACTTGATGTGGTCCGTCAAATCCTTGCCCGATTCGATGTCGCGCACCTTCCACTCGTTCCAGTCGGAACCGGAGGCGGAGGTGGCGTACGCCAGGTACTTGCCGTTCGGGCTGATCGAGGTGCCGGCCAGCGCTATCGTGCCATCCGTGGACAGCGTGTTCGGATCAAGCAGCAGACGTGGCTCGTCCGTCAGTTTTTTCACCGTGTACAGCACGGCCTGGTTCTGCAAGCCGTCGTTGCGGCTGTAGAAG
It encodes the following:
- a CDS encoding STM4011 family radical SAM protein, which translates into the protein MLTAPQQTLSLLYRGTLASCNYACGYCPFAKKRDSRAALARDAREVARFTSWVARQTRPIGILFTPWGEALVRRHYRTAMQTLAALPHVRQVALQTNLSGPLNWLRDMPGLEKIGLWCTYHPDQTTLARFLERCARLDAMGVRYSVGGVAMTEHLEAIRALRAALPAHIYLWLNAYDRRGPGYYSVEDLAWLDAVDPWFAQNRRPSPSRGKPCLAGEASLSVDDDGELTRCHFVPERLGNLYADELTDLLQERPCPRFKCDCYIGYAQRKDLPFQNTFENGVLARIAPLHRT